The following are from one region of the Cytobacillus firmus genome:
- a CDS encoding PAS domain S-box protein, which yields MKGLITLDKNYLGKQRLEREWENFICGTNPSPDIRSMTHDSWQRSLEFGICPLKSKTSIKMSDDQIKEYVTYDPLYRTIKPVLARLKDKYMDTGHMIVFCNGEGEIISIDGDLSLMLKAEDMNFVSGSSWAENNAGTNAIGTAIATGSPVEVFAGEHFCYEVQKWTCSAAPIRDLVTNDILGVIDMTGLWTANDPYFLSVVTSAAQDASVLLHNQLNLERFKLVDYYQSQMISHQSKSITAVIDRNWKVIKASQSLYELGLINSNNLFVRSPSRSAPLKLGTRWEVDHLNGTWRFELTPYIYGGIPIGGIVNVFPPSQPKGQAVTLAAVDCPKNSEITSLNFKYSKNQLDNDIKEWCKGTEFYKAIFDQNYDGIFLCDLDGNFLDVNASLERMIGYTGEELENRTLSSIVLPEFLEEGVGHIRKTMQGKSQEFESAIKHKKGYQIDLIIKSSPIFIDNKIVGIYGVVRDITKNKQIEEVLQLTRQQLDLFLKNTFDSIIIIDLQLNVIKVNEAFEKVFGWTEREVIGRLLPIIPEFLVDQCFEMFKEIVESGHVFSSETVRQRKDGSLIDVFDFISPIVNAKGQVSAFVCILRDISERKKMEEALKESEKRLRTLINAMPDVILFKDGEGRWLEANDYSLKSFQFQNIPYQGKTDSELAAYNEAIKKTLEFCEESDRRAWENRRNTRAEEVLPLANGESSIFDVIKVPIFYPDGKRKGLVIIGRDITDLKRTEELLRKSEKLAVVGQLATGIAHEIRNPLTSIKGFLSLFRSSPDKKNEEFLDIMLSEINRIECITNQFMAVAKPQAISIQFQDLNDLLEQVSVVILPEATMNNIQIRIETEPDIPFVPCDVNQLKQVFINIIKNAIEAMPMGGEIFIKITKSDDHQVHIRFIDQGCGIPQERIPYLGEPFYSLKEKGTGLGLMICYKIIKEHQGRILIESEINKGTTIDIILPIPL from the coding sequence ATGAAGGGATTAATTACCTTGGATAAGAATTATTTAGGAAAACAAAGACTTGAACGAGAATGGGAAAATTTTATTTGTGGTACGAATCCTTCCCCGGATATTCGATCCATGACGCATGATTCGTGGCAGCGGAGTTTAGAATTTGGAATTTGTCCACTTAAAAGTAAAACATCTATTAAAATGAGTGATGACCAAATCAAAGAATATGTTACCTACGATCCCCTGTACCGTACGATCAAACCGGTGCTGGCTAGATTAAAAGATAAGTATATGGATACTGGACATATGATTGTGTTTTGTAACGGTGAAGGAGAAATCATTTCTATAGATGGAGATTTGTCCTTAATGCTCAAGGCTGAGGATATGAACTTTGTATCCGGTTCTTCCTGGGCAGAAAATAATGCAGGGACGAATGCTATTGGTACAGCCATTGCCACTGGTTCTCCCGTTGAGGTATTTGCAGGAGAACACTTTTGCTATGAAGTTCAAAAGTGGACATGCTCAGCTGCTCCTATCCGTGATTTAGTTACCAATGATATTTTGGGTGTTATTGACATGACTGGGTTATGGACAGCTAATGATCCTTATTTTTTGTCCGTTGTAACCTCAGCAGCACAAGATGCATCTGTATTACTGCATAATCAATTAAATTTAGAACGCTTTAAGCTGGTCGATTATTACCAAAGTCAGATGATTTCTCATCAGTCGAAATCAATTACAGCTGTAATCGACCGCAATTGGAAGGTAATAAAAGCTTCCCAATCCTTGTATGAACTAGGTTTAATAAATTCGAATAATCTCTTTGTTCGTTCCCCATCACGATCGGCACCTTTGAAGCTCGGAACACGTTGGGAGGTTGACCATCTTAATGGAACATGGCGTTTTGAACTTACTCCTTATATATACGGTGGTATCCCAATTGGCGGCATTGTAAATGTATTTCCACCATCCCAGCCAAAAGGTCAGGCGGTAACTCTAGCTGCAGTGGATTGTCCTAAAAACAGTGAAATTACATCTCTAAACTTCAAATACTCTAAAAATCAATTAGACAACGACATTAAAGAATGGTGTAAAGGTACTGAGTTTTATAAAGCCATTTTTGATCAAAATTATGACGGAATCTTTCTCTGTGATTTAGATGGTAATTTCTTAGATGTGAATGCGTCTTTAGAGAGAATGATCGGTTATACAGGGGAAGAGCTTGAAAATAGGACACTTTCTTCCATCGTTCTTCCAGAATTTCTGGAAGAAGGGGTAGGGCATATCCGAAAAACCATGCAAGGAAAATCTCAGGAATTTGAGTCAGCCATTAAACACAAAAAAGGATATCAAATCGATTTAATAATAAAAAGTTCTCCAATTTTTATAGACAATAAAATTGTTGGAATCTATGGAGTGGTAAGAGACATTACGAAAAACAAGCAAATTGAAGAAGTGCTGCAGTTAACTAGACAACAATTGGACTTATTCCTAAAAAATACATTCGATTCTATTATTATTATTGATTTACAACTCAATGTGATTAAAGTGAATGAAGCGTTTGAAAAAGTCTTTGGCTGGACGGAGCGTGAGGTGATAGGAAGACTGCTGCCAATTATTCCTGAGTTTTTAGTTGATCAATGTTTTGAAATGTTTAAAGAAATAGTTGAAAGTGGTCATGTATTTTCGAGTGAAACGGTTAGGCAGCGAAAAGATGGGAGTCTTATTGATGTTTTCGACTTTATTTCCCCCATTGTCAATGCGAAAGGACAAGTATCGGCTTTCGTATGCATTTTAAGAGATATTTCAGAACGCAAAAAAATGGAAGAGGCCTTAAAAGAAAGCGAGAAACGATTACGGACTTTGATTAATGCGATGCCTGATGTGATTCTCTTTAAGGATGGAGAAGGCAGGTGGCTGGAAGCGAACGATTATTCTCTTAAGAGTTTCCAATTTCAAAATATTCCATATCAAGGAAAAACGGATAGTGAACTTGCTGCTTACAATGAGGCGATTAAAAAGACCTTAGAATTTTGTGAGGAATCCGATCGAAGAGCTTGGGAGAATCGCAGAAATACACGCGCAGAAGAAGTCCTTCCTCTAGCGAACGGAGAATCGAGTATTTTCGATGTGATCAAGGTTCCGATTTTTTATCCTGATGGCAAACGTAAAGGGCTTGTCATCATCGGACGTGATATTACAGACCTAAAGCGTACGGAAGAATTATTAAGAAAATCGGAGAAGCTTGCGGTTGTTGGCCAATTGGCCACAGGAATTGCACATGAGATTCGAAATCCTTTGACGAGTATCAAAGGTTTCCTTAGTTTGTTCCGATCTTCTCCTGACAAGAAAAATGAAGAATTTTTGGATATCATGTTATCCGAAATAAATCGAATTGAATGTATTACCAATCAATTTATGGCCGTAGCTAAGCCGCAGGCAATCAGCATCCAGTTTCAAGATTTAAATGATTTATTGGAACAGGTTTCTGTCGTGATTCTTCCTGAAGCAACGATGAATAATATACAAATCAGAATTGAGACGGAACCTGACATTCCTTTCGTTCCATGCGATGTGAATCAATTAAAACAAGTATTTATCAATATCATAAAAAATGCGATCGAAGCCATGCCGATGGGAGGAGAAATATTTATAAAAATCACTAAATCGGACGATCATCAAGTTCACATTCGTTTTATTGATCAAGGGTGTGGGATCCCTCAAGAGCGCATTCCATATCTCGGCGAACCATTTTACAGTCTAAAAGAAAAAGGAACAGGCTTAGGACTGATGATATGTTATAAAATTATCAAAGAACATCAGGGAAGAATTTTAATAGAAAGTGAAATCAATAAAGGAACAACCATTGATATCATTTTACCGATCCCCCTTTAG
- a CDS encoding nucleotidyltransferase-like protein, producing MEDILRPIYQERASQTNTLGVIMTEKMQKAIPATDTFDAVLLILVEEAEEPVFVKHYTYKDKKAALHIVTDKQLREWILLGSNRKIFDWLYNGKVLFDRNEYIHNLKVELREFPFYGRKLKMGLEFAKLIRRYMDGKAFFENRHYFDAYNHIVHSLHHLARLAVIENGFHPEVTVWNQVKQIEPEIMKLYEELVNSQEPLEKRLELLFLASEFLIHSRTKQGISHLADVLAEKEEWSIHDIMNHDELHLYAVDLSMLLEYLIDKHFIEVVNIETKGQGIYHRYYKLKKKLL from the coding sequence ATGGAAGATATTCTCCGTCCTATATACCAGGAACGGGCAAGCCAGACAAACACTCTAGGCGTGATTATGACCGAAAAAATGCAAAAGGCTATTCCTGCTACTGATACATTTGATGCTGTACTGCTGATCCTGGTTGAGGAAGCAGAGGAACCTGTATTTGTTAAACATTACACATATAAAGATAAAAAAGCGGCTCTGCATATTGTGACAGATAAGCAGCTTCGCGAATGGATCCTGCTGGGGTCGAACCGCAAAATCTTTGATTGGCTCTATAATGGAAAAGTTTTATTTGATCGAAACGAATATATTCATAACCTGAAGGTGGAATTAAGAGAGTTTCCGTTCTATGGGCGAAAATTAAAAATGGGTCTTGAGTTTGCCAAGCTGATCAGACGATATATGGATGGCAAAGCCTTCTTTGAAAACCGCCATTATTTTGATGCCTATAATCATATTGTTCATTCCCTTCATCATCTGGCCAGGCTTGCTGTTATTGAAAATGGATTCCATCCGGAAGTAACTGTCTGGAATCAGGTAAAGCAAATTGAGCCTGAAATCATGAAGCTGTATGAAGAATTGGTGAATAGCCAGGAGCCGCTTGAAAAAAGGCTGGAGCTGCTGTTCCTTGCAAGTGAATTTTTAATCCATTCGAGAACGAAACAAGGAATCAGTCATCTTGCCGACGTGCTTGCTGAGAAAGAAGAATGGTCCATCCACGATATTATGAACCATGATGAACTTCATCTTTATGCGGTTGACTTAAGCATGCTTCTTGAGTATTTGATTGATAAGCATTTCATAGAAGTAGTAAACATAGAAACAAAAGGTCAGGGAATTTATCACAGGTATTACAAACTCAAAAAAAAATTATTGTAA
- a CDS encoding YgzB family protein, producing MAKYSNKINKIRTFALSLIFIGFIVMYLGIFFRNSALLMTIFMLLGMLCILASTGVYFWIGMLSTKTVQVVCPNCGKHTKMLGRVDMCMYCNEPLTLDPNLEGTEFDEKYNKKNTKQS from the coding sequence ATGGCTAAGTACTCAAATAAAATCAATAAGATTCGTACATTTGCCCTTAGTTTAATTTTCATCGGATTTATCGTTATGTATCTCGGAATATTCTTCAGAAATTCCGCTCTTCTCATGACAATATTTATGCTTCTCGGAATGCTCTGCATTCTTGCCAGCACCGGTGTTTATTTTTGGATTGGCATGCTTTCAACAAAAACCGTGCAGGTGGTTTGCCCGAATTGCGGAAAACACACAAAGATGCTTGGCCGCGTTGATATGTGCATGTACTGCAATGAACCTTTAACGCTTGATCCAAATCTTGAGGGCACTGAATTTGATGAAAAATACAACAAAAAAAATACGAAGCAGAGCTGA
- the perR gene encoding peroxide-responsive transcriptional repressor PerR, with translation MAHMDLKEALDTLKDTGVRITPQRHAILEYLINSMSHPTADDIYKALEGKFPNMSVATVYNNLRVFREVGLVKELTYGDASSRFDFVTTHHYHVICESCGKIVDFHYPGLDEVEHLASHVTGFKISHHRMEIYGTCPDCASKEAH, from the coding sequence GTGGCGCATATGGATTTAAAAGAGGCGCTGGATACTTTAAAAGACACTGGAGTACGTATCACTCCGCAGCGTCATGCGATACTTGAATATTTAATAAACTCCATGTCACACCCGACTGCTGACGATATATACAAAGCATTAGAGGGGAAATTCCCAAATATGAGTGTGGCAACAGTTTACAATAATTTACGAGTATTCCGTGAGGTTGGCCTGGTAAAGGAACTGACATATGGTGACGCATCTAGCCGCTTCGATTTTGTTACCACTCATCATTATCATGTCATTTGTGAAAGCTGCGGCAAGATTGTAGACTTCCACTATCCTGGCCTGGATGAAGTAGAGCACCTTGCTTCGCATGTTACAGGTTTTAAAATCAGCCATCATAGAATGGAGATTTACGGAACATGTCCGGATTGTGCAAGTAAAGAAGCTCACTAA